A section of the Cryobacterium soli genome encodes:
- a CDS encoding NAD(P)-binding domain-containing protein, protein MPQHLVVGAGWIGSELARQLVARGDDVTVATRSGTALAGATARSLDASDPVAFCLAAERAQTIFLCTNPPYPDWARRWPPVFAAAIAAASVSGANLVVMGNLYPYGSPAGAMTEHSPETTTETKGMIRRDGWRRVLDAHERGEIRAVEVRASDYFGAGVRGTAHLGQAFFSAVLASKTARGVGRPDLVHSWSFIPDIAATMVAAADYRGSWGRVWHVPSGAYSRTDIAAQLNARYGTHGTVAGYPQWMLRSLGAVSPLMREVYHSSYQFLVPYVIDSAESERELGIRATPWDEALVTVAESYRAR, encoded by the coding sequence ATGCCCCAGCACCTTGTCGTCGGAGCCGGTTGGATCGGCAGCGAGTTGGCTCGCCAATTGGTGGCTCGTGGCGATGACGTGACTGTCGCCACCCGCTCGGGCACCGCCCTCGCCGGTGCCACGGCGCGCTCCCTCGACGCCTCCGATCCGGTGGCCTTCTGCCTGGCGGCCGAGCGCGCCCAGACCATCTTCCTGTGCACCAACCCGCCTTACCCGGACTGGGCCCGGCGCTGGCCGCCGGTGTTCGCGGCCGCGATCGCGGCGGCATCCGTGTCGGGCGCGAACCTCGTGGTGATGGGCAACCTCTACCCCTATGGCTCGCCCGCCGGAGCGATGACCGAGCACTCCCCCGAGACCACGACCGAGACCAAGGGCATGATCCGCCGGGACGGCTGGCGCCGGGTGCTCGACGCGCACGAACGGGGCGAGATCCGGGCCGTTGAGGTGCGCGCGAGCGACTACTTCGGCGCCGGGGTGCGCGGCACCGCCCATCTGGGCCAGGCGTTCTTCAGCGCCGTGCTGGCCTCGAAGACCGCCAGGGGGGTCGGTCGGCCCGACCTCGTGCACAGCTGGAGCTTCATCCCGGATATCGCCGCCACCATGGTCGCCGCGGCCGACTATAGGGGCTCGTGGGGACGCGTCTGGCACGTGCCGAGCGGGGCATACAGCCGTACCGATATCGCCGCCCAGCTCAACGCGCGCTACGGCACGCACGGCACGGTCGCCGGGTACCCGCAGTGGATGCTGCGCTCGCTCGGCGCGGTGAGCCCGCTGATGCGCGAGGTGTACCACTCCAGCTATCAGTTCCTGGTGCCGTACGTGATCGATTCGGCCGAGTCCGAGCGGGAACTCGGCATCCGCGCGACGCCATGGGACGAGGCGCTGGTCACCGTGGCGGAGAGCTACCGCGCCCGGTAG
- a CDS encoding 1-deoxy-D-xylulose-5-phosphate reductoisomerase, translating into MQRIIILGSTGSIGTQALDVIKANPTRFEVVGLSAGSNRELLAEQAAEFNVDDTAVGAAEAEQLVRDVDADVVLNGITGSVGLGPTLAALTAGRTLALANKESLIVGGDLVKALAAPGQIVPVDSEHSAIAQALRSGTADEVRRLVLTASGGPFRGRSRAELANVTPREALAHPTWDMGLVITTNSATLVNKGLEIIEAHLLFDVPYDRIDVVVHPQSLIHSMVEFIDGSTIAQASPPNMRLPISLGLDWPNRVAAVGVPIDWTTPHTWTFEPLDDDAFPAVELAKQVGRARGTYPAVFNASNEQAVLAFHAGRIGYLDIVDTVQRVVEAHETQGELTLDSLAEAERWARASADTIIDAIGR; encoded by the coding sequence GTGCAGCGAATCATCATTCTCGGGTCCACGGGCTCGATCGGAACCCAGGCGCTCGACGTCATCAAGGCCAATCCCACCCGCTTCGAGGTGGTCGGCCTGTCGGCCGGCAGCAACCGGGAGCTCCTGGCCGAACAGGCCGCGGAGTTCAACGTGGACGACACCGCGGTGGGCGCCGCCGAGGCCGAACAGCTGGTGCGGGATGTCGACGCCGACGTCGTGCTCAACGGCATCACCGGATCGGTGGGGCTGGGCCCGACCCTCGCCGCGCTCACGGCCGGCCGCACGCTGGCGTTGGCGAACAAGGAATCCCTCATCGTGGGCGGCGACCTGGTCAAGGCGCTCGCCGCGCCCGGCCAGATCGTGCCGGTCGACTCCGAGCACTCCGCCATCGCGCAGGCCCTGCGCTCCGGCACCGCCGACGAGGTGCGCCGCCTGGTGCTCACGGCCTCCGGCGGACCGTTCCGCGGCCGCTCCCGCGCCGAACTGGCGAACGTGACCCCGCGGGAAGCCCTCGCCCACCCCACCTGGGACATGGGCCTGGTCATCACCACCAACTCGGCCACCCTGGTGAACAAGGGGCTCGAGATCATCGAGGCCCACCTGCTCTTCGACGTGCCCTACGACCGGATCGACGTCGTCGTGCACCCGCAGTCGCTCATCCACTCGATGGTCGAATTCATCGACGGCTCCACCATCGCCCAGGCATCGCCGCCGAACATGCGTCTGCCCATCTCGCTGGGCCTGGACTGGCCGAACCGGGTGGCAGCGGTCGGCGTGCCCATCGACTGGACCACGCCGCACACCTGGACGTTCGAGCCACTCGACGACGACGCGTTCCCTGCGGTGGAGCTCGCCAAGCAGGTCGGCCGGGCACGCGGAACCTACCCTGCGGTGTTCAACGCGTCGAACGAGCAGGCCGTGCTGGCCTTCCACGCCGGGCGGATCGGCTACCTCGACATCGTCGACACCGTGCAGCGGGTCGTCGAGGCCCACGAGACCCAGGGCGAGCTGACCCTGGACTCGCTCGCCGAGGCTGAGCGGTGGGCCCGCGCCTCCGCCGACACCATCATCGACGCCATCGGCCGCTGA
- a CDS encoding lysophospholipid acyltransferase family protein, which translates to MTGAKHDPASEPETAPDAPVEQVPAADEIVELTAKPKRPGFVYFLGYGIMAPIARLVFRPRITGKENIPREGRVILASNHLSFIDSIVIPLTAPRRVQFLAKSTYFTGTGFKGWVSRQFFTSIGAIGVERGAGQAAQVALDAGKEVLDVDGAFAIYPEGTRSLDGRLYRGRTGVAWLALTTGAVVVPVGLIGTQEIMPVGSKMPRIRRISVKFGEPIDVSVHGTADSGRARRKATDDIMAAIHGLTGQELAHSYNESPPTTVAQRVKRAIWWRERR; encoded by the coding sequence GTGACCGGAGCAAAGCACGACCCAGCATCCGAGCCCGAAACCGCGCCGGATGCCCCCGTCGAACAGGTGCCGGCCGCCGACGAGATCGTCGAGCTGACCGCCAAGCCCAAGCGGCCCGGGTTCGTCTACTTCCTCGGCTACGGCATCATGGCGCCCATCGCGCGCCTGGTCTTCCGTCCCCGCATCACCGGCAAGGAGAACATCCCTCGCGAGGGCCGGGTGATCCTGGCCAGCAACCACCTGTCGTTCATCGACAGCATCGTCATCCCGCTCACCGCGCCACGCCGGGTGCAGTTCCTGGCCAAGTCCACCTACTTCACCGGCACCGGGTTCAAGGGCTGGGTGTCACGCCAGTTCTTCACCTCGATCGGCGCCATCGGCGTGGAACGCGGCGCGGGCCAGGCCGCCCAGGTGGCCCTCGACGCCGGCAAGGAGGTGCTCGACGTGGACGGCGCCTTCGCGATCTACCCGGAGGGCACCCGCTCCCTCGACGGCCGGCTCTACCGCGGCCGCACCGGCGTGGCCTGGCTGGCCCTCACCACCGGCGCCGTGGTCGTGCCCGTCGGACTGATCGGCACGCAGGAGATCATGCCGGTGGGCTCGAAGATGCCGCGCATCCGCCGCATCAGCGTGAAGTTCGGCGAGCCGATCGACGTGAGCGTGCACGGCACCGCCGACTCCGGCCGGGCCCGCCGCAAGGCCACCGACGACATCATGGCCGCGATCCACGGCCTGACCGGGCAGGAACTGGCGCACAGCTACAACGAGTCGCCGCCGACCACGGTGGCCCAGCGCGTCAAGCGCGCCATCTGGTGGCGCGAACGGCGCTAG
- a CDS encoding ArsR/SmtB family transcription factor — protein MAQLFSALDGVFQALSDPTRRAVLGRLGSGPASIGELAAPFDMALPSFMKHIGYLERAGLIRTRKTGRVRICTIERDTFTLMESWLDEQRRIWEGRTDRLDRFATSPTSPTTDPATDPSRDKETPA, from the coding sequence ATGGCTCAGCTTTTCTCCGCGCTCGACGGTGTCTTCCAGGCCCTCTCCGACCCCACCCGCCGGGCGGTTCTGGGCCGGCTCGGCTCCGGGCCGGCCAGCATCGGCGAGCTGGCCGCGCCCTTCGACATGGCCCTGCCGTCGTTCATGAAGCACATCGGTTACCTCGAACGGGCCGGCCTGATCCGCACCCGCAAGACCGGGCGGGTGCGCATCTGCACGATCGAGCGCGACACGTTCACCCTGATGGAGAGCTGGCTCGACGAGCAGCGCCGCATCTGGGAGGGCCGCACCGATCGTCTCGACCGGTTCGCCACCTCCCCCACCTCCCCCACCACCGACCCGGCCACCGACCCCAGCCGCGACAAGGAGACCCCCGCATGA
- a CDS encoding SRPBCC family protein, which translates to MTASAHPELDLTVSRIIRAPRAAVWNAWADPASFEQWWVPAPTICRVREMDLRPGGSFRTEISDDGLEFGPHITGCFLAVDELDRIVFTDALVAGWRPAEASFVTAVMTMTDHPDGTEYTATAMHRNRADRDQHEELGFHDGWGTVIRQLAELVEHDARS; encoded by the coding sequence ATGACCGCATCCGCTCACCCCGAACTCGACCTCACGGTCTCCCGCATCATCCGGGCCCCGCGCGCAGCGGTGTGGAACGCCTGGGCCGACCCGGCCAGCTTCGAACAGTGGTGGGTTCCGGCGCCCACGATCTGCCGCGTGCGCGAGATGGACCTGCGCCCCGGCGGCTCCTTCCGCACCGAGATCAGCGACGACGGCCTCGAGTTCGGCCCGCACATCACCGGCTGTTTCCTCGCGGTTGACGAGCTCGATCGCATCGTGTTCACGGATGCGCTGGTCGCGGGTTGGCGCCCCGCCGAGGCCTCATTCGTGACCGCCGTGATGACCATGACCGACCACCCCGACGGCACCGAATACACCGCGACGGCGATGCACCGCAACCGAGCCGACCGCGACCAGCACGAGGAGCTCGGCTTCCACGACGGCTGGGGCACCGTCATCCGCCAACTCGCCGAACTCGTCGAACACGACGCACGTTCCTGA
- a CDS encoding IMPACT family protein, whose protein sequence is MPDLTLHGGVGSQVSAEIDVKRSRFLCRVVRVDTEDAARNAIDAARAEHWAARHHCSAFVVGPSGTPDQVRRSNDDGEPSGTAGRPMLEALSGRGLVDCVAVVTRYFGGTLLGAGGLVRAYSEAVLTTIDLAESRGLLVARERRELFTLALSHAEAGRIEAELRQRGVLILGTTYAETAVLSIAGDDAEWLGAIVAQVTAGAAELEAVGHEWVDVGRESHP, encoded by the coding sequence ATGCCCGATCTCACGTTGCACGGTGGCGTCGGCAGCCAGGTCTCGGCCGAGATCGACGTTAAACGATCCAGATTCCTCTGCCGGGTGGTGAGGGTCGACACCGAGGATGCCGCGCGTAACGCCATCGACGCCGCGCGCGCCGAACACTGGGCTGCGCGCCACCACTGCTCGGCCTTCGTGGTCGGGCCGAGCGGCACTCCCGATCAGGTGCGCCGGTCCAATGACGACGGTGAACCGTCTGGGACGGCGGGCCGGCCCATGCTCGAGGCGCTTTCGGGCCGGGGGCTTGTCGACTGCGTCGCCGTCGTCACACGCTATTTCGGCGGCACACTCCTCGGCGCCGGCGGTCTCGTGCGCGCCTACTCTGAGGCCGTTCTCACCACGATCGACCTGGCAGAATCTCGCGGCCTGCTCGTGGCGCGCGAACGCCGCGAACTGTTCACGCTCGCGCTCTCCCATGCGGAGGCAGGTCGTATCGAGGCCGAATTGCGCCAGCGTGGGGTGCTCATCCTGGGTACGACTTACGCAGAGACTGCCGTGCTGAGCATTGCCGGCGACGACGCCGAGTGGCTGGGCGCGATCGTAGCCCAGGTCACAGCCGGGGCGGCCGAGCTGGAGGCCGTCGGGCACGAATGGGTCGACGTTGGGCGCGAGTCACACCCCTGA
- a CDS encoding DUF7010 family protein encodes MSIAGAQADVRRIYRGGYSGPLVSVILWAAANTVYFLVSPGAAMAVLFFAGMLIFPLSAVILRLTTGSGMLPKGHPSTALAMQSAFTVPLGLLVALALGSYEPMLFFPASLIVVGAHYLVFISLYGMKVYAVLAAALLLVGTAGIFVVPEIGAISGWIGAVVFAVFVPVLYRTGRDRTGATDRRA; translated from the coding sequence ATGAGCATCGCCGGGGCCCAAGCTGACGTCCGCCGGATCTATCGCGGCGGCTATAGCGGTCCGCTCGTCTCCGTCATCCTGTGGGCGGCGGCCAACACCGTCTACTTCCTTGTGTCGCCCGGTGCGGCAATGGCTGTCCTCTTCTTCGCGGGCATGCTGATCTTCCCGCTGTCCGCCGTGATCCTCAGGCTCACGACAGGCTCCGGGATGCTGCCGAAGGGACATCCGTCGACAGCCTTGGCCATGCAATCGGCCTTCACGGTCCCCCTGGGACTTCTCGTTGCCCTAGCGCTCGGGTCCTACGAGCCGATGCTGTTCTTTCCCGCGTCGCTGATCGTCGTGGGCGCGCACTACCTGGTCTTCATATCGCTGTACGGCATGAAGGTGTACGCGGTTCTGGCCGCGGCGCTCCTGCTGGTCGGAACGGCGGGCATCTTCGTTGTGCCCGAAATCGGTGCGATCAGCGGGTGGATCGGTGCCGTTGTCTTTGCGGTCTTCGTTCCGGTGCTGTACCGCACAGGCAGGGACCGCACAGGCGCGACCGACCGACGGGCATAG
- a CDS encoding metalloregulator ArsR/SmtB family transcription factor, with the protein MSRNNEEGIFDALANSNRRRILQFLRDKDFVRAGDIARDLEIGHSTLSAHLKVLRHADLVVSRRQGTEIHYRANLTVIEEAIVALSRLRRDDGPQDPPTRGKES; encoded by the coding sequence ATGTCACGAAATAACGAAGAGGGGATCTTCGATGCCTTGGCGAACAGCAACCGCCGCCGCATTCTGCAGTTCCTCCGTGACAAGGACTTCGTACGCGCCGGCGATATCGCCCGCGATCTGGAGATCGGACACTCGACGCTCTCTGCCCACCTCAAGGTGCTTCGTCACGCCGACCTGGTGGTCTCCCGGCGGCAGGGAACGGAAATTCACTACCGAGCAAACCTGACGGTGATTGAAGAAGCGATCGTCGCCCTGTCGAGATTGCGTCGTGATGACGGACCACAGGATCCACCGACTCGAGGAAAAGAGAGCTGA
- a CDS encoding aminotransferase class III-fold pyridoxal phosphate-dependent enzyme encodes MSSSFSVSQERKLVTALPGPRSIALQERRVRAVSAGAGTLANIYMDHGAGAILVDVDGNQIIDLGCGIGVTTIGHAHPEVAAAAAAQAGKLTHTLFTVTPYENYVRVAEKLAEITPGDFEKHSILVNTGAEAVENAVKIARKYTGRRAIVSLDHAFHGRTNLTMAMTYRPWPERVGMGPFPGEIYSVPTSYPYQDGLSGEEAAEKTIDYIQTHIGASEIAAFFVEPIQGDGGIVIPAPGYFKRLSEFCTENGIVFVSDEIQAGIARTGAWYGIEHHGVVPDLVTTAKGIAGGFPLAAVTGRAEIMDAVQPGGIGGTFGGNPVSTAAALAVFDIIERDNLLGEAQRVEKALWARIGDWAGKFDIVGDVRGKGAMFGVELVHPGTKKPFPEALSFVLKHATTNGVIALDAGSWDSVLRIMPSVVISEALIDDAASVLEEAFTLFQAAQK; translated from the coding sequence ATGTCTTCTTCCTTCTCGGTCAGCCAGGAGCGCAAGCTCGTCACCGCCCTTCCGGGCCCCCGGTCAATCGCGCTGCAGGAACGACGCGTTCGCGCCGTGTCCGCCGGCGCGGGCACCCTCGCGAACATCTACATGGACCACGGCGCGGGAGCGATCCTGGTCGACGTGGACGGCAACCAGATCATCGACCTGGGCTGCGGCATCGGCGTGACCACCATCGGCCACGCCCACCCCGAGGTGGCCGCCGCAGCCGCCGCGCAGGCCGGCAAGCTCACCCACACGCTCTTCACCGTCACCCCGTACGAGAACTACGTGCGCGTCGCCGAGAAGCTCGCCGAGATCACCCCGGGTGACTTCGAGAAGCACTCGATCCTGGTGAACACCGGAGCCGAGGCGGTGGAGAACGCGGTGAAGATCGCTCGCAAGTACACCGGCCGCCGCGCCATCGTGAGCCTGGACCACGCCTTCCACGGCCGCACCAACCTCACCATGGCGATGACCTACCGCCCGTGGCCGGAGCGCGTGGGCATGGGCCCGTTCCCCGGTGAGATCTACAGCGTGCCCACCAGCTACCCGTACCAGGACGGCCTGTCCGGCGAGGAAGCGGCCGAGAAGACCATCGACTACATCCAGACGCACATCGGCGCCTCGGAGATCGCGGCCTTCTTCGTCGAGCCGATCCAGGGTGACGGCGGCATCGTCATCCCCGCCCCCGGCTACTTCAAGCGGCTGAGCGAGTTCTGCACCGAGAACGGCATCGTCTTCGTCTCCGATGAGATCCAGGCCGGCATCGCCCGCACCGGAGCCTGGTACGGCATCGAGCACCACGGTGTGGTGCCCGACCTGGTCACCACGGCAAAGGGCATCGCCGGCGGTTTCCCGCTGGCCGCCGTCACCGGCCGCGCCGAGATCATGGATGCCGTGCAGCCCGGTGGTATCGGCGGCACCTTCGGCGGCAACCCGGTCTCGACCGCGGCGGCCCTTGCGGTCTTCGACATCATCGAGCGCGACAATCTGCTGGGCGAAGCGCAGCGCGTGGAGAAGGCTCTCTGGGCCCGCATCGGCGACTGGGCAGGCAAATTCGACATCGTCGGCGACGTGCGCGGCAAGGGCGCCATGTTCGGCGTCGAGCTCGTGCACCCCGGCACGAAGAAGCCGTTCCCCGAGGCGCTGTCGTTCGTGCTCAAGCACGCCACCACCAACGGCGTGATCGCACTGGATGCCGGCAGCTGGGACTCCGTGCTGCGGATCATGCCGTCCGTGGTCATCTCCGAAGCCCTCATCGACGATGCCGCCTCGGTGCTCGAAGAGGCCTTCACGCTGTTCCAGGCCGCCCAGAAGTAG
- a CDS encoding OsmC family protein, producing the protein MIGAHHYAVQTRWTGNRGTGTSSYRAYGREHTLTSAGKEPIAGSADRTFHGNADRWNPEELLLAALSQCHMLSYLHVAVNHGVIVVDYSDDAIGTMAQTADGGGHFTAATLRPRVTIADPDQAELAESLHAEAAKACFIAASVNFPVGHEAVTIIAEPASLL; encoded by the coding sequence ATGATCGGTGCACATCACTACGCCGTGCAGACCCGGTGGACCGGCAACAGGGGGACCGGCACCAGCAGCTACCGCGCCTATGGCCGGGAACACACCCTCACCTCCGCAGGCAAGGAGCCGATCGCCGGTTCGGCCGATCGCACCTTCCACGGCAACGCCGACAGGTGGAACCCCGAGGAGCTGCTCCTGGCCGCCCTCAGCCAGTGCCACATGCTGTCCTACCTGCACGTGGCCGTGAATCACGGGGTGATCGTGGTCGACTACTCCGACGATGCGATCGGCACCATGGCGCAGACGGCGGATGGCGGCGGTCACTTCACCGCCGCGACCCTGCGTCCCCGGGTCACCATCGCCGACCCGGACCAGGCCGAGCTGGCCGAGTCCTTGCACGCCGAGGCGGCCAAGGCCTGCTTCATCGCCGCGTCGGTCAACTTCCCGGTGGGCCACGAAGCGGTCACCATCATCGCCGAACCGGCCTCGTTGCTCTAG
- the gabT gene encoding 4-aminobutyrate--2-oxoglutarate transaminase yields MTDTLTDSAASSSTPAPVYSVSQERKIVTAIPGPRSTEMHQRRLAAVSTGVSSALPVYIKKASGAIVVDLDDNQFIDLGAGIGVTTVGHSETSVVAAATDQLGDFVHTLFTITPYEEYVRVAELLAAHTPGSFAKKSVLINSGAEAVENGVKIARKYTGRRAVAVLDHAYHGRTVLTMAMNYKAAPYATGYGPLASDVYHAPNSYPYHDGLTGEQAAARTIAYLEKVIGASDLACLVVEPIQGEGGFMVPAEGYLPLLQEWCTANGVVMIADEIQSGMARTGAYFASEHFGWEPDLVLVAKGIAGGMPLAAVTGRAEVLDASQPGGLGGTFGGNPVACAAAIAVFEAIERNDLLAAGQRIEKTLRTGLSALADKYDIIGDIRGRGAMIAIELVQPGTQDTDKTPNAAAVTAIAAYAAQHGVLLLTAGTYGNVLRFLPSLAVSDALLADALSVIDDAMATL; encoded by the coding sequence ATGACTGACACGTTGACTGACTCCGCTGCCTCCTCCTCCACCCCGGCTCCCGTGTATTCGGTGAGCCAGGAACGCAAGATCGTCACCGCGATCCCGGGTCCGCGTTCCACGGAGATGCACCAGCGACGTCTCGCTGCGGTGTCCACGGGCGTCAGCTCCGCCCTGCCCGTATACATCAAGAAGGCCAGCGGCGCCATCGTCGTCGACCTCGACGACAACCAGTTCATCGACCTCGGCGCCGGCATCGGCGTGACCACGGTCGGGCACTCCGAGACCAGCGTCGTCGCCGCAGCGACCGACCAGCTGGGCGACTTCGTGCACACCCTGTTCACCATCACCCCGTACGAGGAATACGTGCGCGTGGCCGAGCTGCTCGCCGCGCACACCCCCGGCAGCTTCGCCAAGAAGAGCGTGCTGATCAACTCCGGCGCTGAGGCCGTGGAGAACGGTGTGAAGATCGCCCGCAAGTACACCGGCCGCCGCGCGGTCGCCGTGCTGGACCACGCCTACCACGGCCGCACGGTGCTCACCATGGCGATGAACTACAAGGCGGCGCCCTACGCCACCGGCTACGGCCCGCTGGCCAGCGATGTGTACCACGCCCCCAATTCCTACCCGTACCACGACGGCCTCACCGGCGAGCAGGCCGCGGCCCGCACCATCGCCTACCTCGAGAAGGTCATCGGAGCCAGCGACCTGGCCTGCCTCGTCGTCGAACCCATCCAGGGCGAGGGCGGCTTCATGGTTCCCGCCGAGGGCTACCTGCCGCTGCTGCAGGAATGGTGCACCGCCAACGGCGTCGTGATGATCGCCGACGAGATCCAGAGCGGCATGGCCCGCACCGGCGCCTACTTCGCCAGCGAGCACTTCGGCTGGGAACCCGACCTGGTGCTCGTGGCCAAGGGCATCGCCGGCGGCATGCCGCTGGCCGCCGTGACGGGCCGCGCCGAGGTCCTCGACGCTTCCCAGCCCGGCGGCCTCGGCGGCACCTTCGGCGGCAACCCCGTCGCCTGCGCCGCCGCCATCGCCGTGTTCGAGGCCATCGAACGCAACGACCTGCTCGCCGCCGGCCAGCGCATCGAGAAAACCCTCCGCACCGGCCTGTCCGCGCTGGCCGACAAGTACGACATCATCGGCGACATCCGCGGTCGCGGCGCCATGATCGCCATCGAGCTCGTGCAGCCCGGCACGCAGGACACCGACAAGACGCCCAACGCCGCCGCCGTCACCGCCATCGCCGCCTACGCCGCCCAGCACGGTGTGCTGCTGCTCACCGCTGGCACCTACGGCAACGTGCTGCGGTTCCTGCCGAGCCTGGCCGTGTCGGATGCGCTCCTGGCCGACGCCCTGTCGGTCATCGACGACGCGATGGCGACACTGTAG
- a CDS encoding asparaginase, whose protein sequence is MTSTTSSAAFGAAGPSGSAGTIEVIDSVELAVVERSGFIESRHAGAAVLLGSDGAVLRALGDVNAPVFPRSSMKPFQAIAVMASGVVLRGEDAAIATSSHSGTQKHTDLVRGLLARAGLSEADLGCTPTWPGDSATRDGLVRQGAGPAPIYSDCSGKHAAMLVACVQNHWPIVGYLDPEHPLQKRILDVVERFTGERPTASGVDGCGAPVHALSLTALARGIARIATSKSTSPFAIYREAGFLAEAVRENGWVIAGPGLPDSIAIERLGLFVKGGAEGIMVASADNGMTVALKILDGNLRAATIVALSLLADAGAVPRSEVDAIVPELKLAVFGGGQPIGQIRASYV, encoded by the coding sequence GTGACGAGCACCACGAGTTCCGCCGCCTTCGGGGCGGCCGGCCCCTCGGGCAGCGCGGGAACCATCGAGGTCATCGACTCGGTCGAGCTCGCCGTCGTCGAGCGGTCCGGTTTCATCGAGTCCCGGCACGCCGGCGCGGCCGTGCTGCTCGGCAGTGACGGCGCCGTGCTGCGCGCGCTCGGCGATGTCAACGCGCCGGTGTTCCCGCGCTCGTCGATGAAACCGTTCCAGGCCATCGCGGTCATGGCCAGCGGTGTCGTACTGCGCGGGGAGGATGCCGCCATCGCGACGTCCAGCCACTCCGGCACCCAGAAGCACACCGACCTGGTGCGTGGGCTGCTCGCCCGCGCCGGTCTTTCCGAGGCCGACCTCGGCTGCACGCCCACCTGGCCTGGGGACTCCGCCACCCGGGACGGCCTCGTGCGCCAGGGCGCAGGCCCCGCCCCGATCTACTCCGACTGCTCAGGCAAGCACGCGGCGATGCTCGTCGCCTGCGTGCAGAACCACTGGCCGATCGTGGGGTACCTCGACCCGGAGCATCCGCTGCAGAAGCGCATTCTCGACGTCGTGGAGCGGTTCACCGGCGAACGCCCGACGGCCTCGGGCGTCGACGGGTGCGGCGCCCCCGTGCACGCGCTGTCGCTCACAGCGCTGGCCCGCGGTATCGCCCGCATCGCCACGTCCAAGTCGACCTCGCCTTTCGCCATCTACCGTGAGGCCGGCTTCCTGGCCGAGGCCGTGCGCGAGAACGGCTGGGTCATCGCCGGCCCCGGACTGCCGGACTCGATCGCGATCGAGCGACTGGGCCTGTTCGTCAAGGGCGGCGCAGAGGGCATCATGGTGGCCTCGGCCGACAACGGGATGACCGTGGCGCTGAAGATCCTGGACGGCAACCTGCGCGCGGCCACCATCGTGGCGCTGAGCCTGCTGGCGGACGCCGGCGCGGTGCCCCGCTCCGAGGTCGACGCCATCGTCCCCGAGCTCAAGCTCGCGGTCTTCGGCGGCGGCCAGCCCATCGGCCAGATCCGCGCCAGCTACGTCTGA
- a CDS encoding ABC transporter permease gives MRRLSLGTWLLPVYSALALIFLMIPIVYTFVFSFNDSLKSNITWRGFTFDKWLNVCAVQNGAVCEAFGNSLIIGVVATVIATTLGTMIAIALVRYRFRFRAGTSLLLFLPMATPEVVLGAGLAAQFLSLGVPKDMLTIILAHTMFCISFVVVTVKARVAGLDPALEEAGRDLYGSPAQVFARITFPLLLPGILAAALLSFALSFDDFIITNFNSGAVTTFPKYIYISASRGIPAEANVIASMVFILALVIVVTAQVSAGARAKRQARQG, from the coding sequence GTGAGGCGTCTCTCGCTGGGCACGTGGCTCCTGCCGGTCTATTCGGCGCTCGCGCTGATCTTCCTGATGATCCCGATCGTCTACACCTTCGTCTTCTCGTTCAATGACTCGCTCAAGTCCAACATCACCTGGCGCGGCTTCACCTTCGACAAATGGCTCAACGTCTGCGCGGTGCAGAATGGCGCGGTCTGCGAGGCCTTCGGCAACAGCCTGATCATCGGGGTGGTGGCCACCGTGATCGCCACGACCCTGGGCACCATGATCGCCATCGCCCTGGTGCGCTACAGGTTCAGGTTCCGGGCCGGCACCAGCCTGCTCCTGTTCCTGCCGATGGCGACCCCCGAGGTGGTGCTCGGCGCCGGCCTGGCCGCGCAGTTCCTGTCGCTGGGGGTGCCCAAGGACATGCTCACGATCATCCTGGCGCACACGATGTTCTGCATCAGCTTCGTCGTGGTGACCGTGAAGGCCCGCGTCGCCGGACTCGACCCGGCGCTGGAGGAGGCCGGGCGCGACCTGTACGGCTCGCCCGCGCAGGTGTTCGCCCGGATCACCTTCCCGCTGCTGCTGCCGGGCATCCTCGCCGCTGCGCTGCTGTCATTCGCGCTGAGCTTCGACGATTTCATCATCACGAACTTCAACTCGGGGGCGGTGACCACGTTCCCCAAGTACATCTACATTTCGGCGTCACGTGGTATCCCCGCCGAGGCGAATGTGATCGCCTCGATGGTGTTCATCCTGGCCCTGGTGATCGTGGTGACCGCGCAGGTCTCCGCGGGCGCCCGGGCCAAGCGCCAGGCCCGCCAGGGCTAG